A window of Paenibacillus polygoni contains these coding sequences:
- a CDS encoding carbohydrate ABC transporter permease has translation MIPSETPPEVQKKKRRFQAAGRSRLLRSEGRWGLLMVSPYLIHFLVFVAGPLAVSLYFSFTKYDMLTPPQWIGLGNYEQLFQEPLFWKSLWNTLYFAILFVPIQTVLALILAVMLNQKLKGLKLFRMAHFIPVISSWTVILYVADSIFNPRFGIANSLLIKWGLDPQQWLNSEKWVIPLLVIIAVWKGIGYIMILFLAGLQSVPGELYQAAEIDGAGAFHKFRAITVPLISPTTFLVIILSTISTFQAFEQVYVMTGAGDISSAGGPRNASLVLMLYLYREGFSFMHMGYASAIAWVLFMILFSLTLIQMKMQNRWVHYN, from the coding sequence ATGATCCCAAGTGAAACTCCTCCAGAAGTACAGAAGAAAAAGCGGAGATTTCAGGCGGCGGGACGAAGCAGGTTATTGCGATCAGAAGGCAGGTGGGGACTCCTCATGGTGTCCCCCTATCTGATACATTTTCTCGTCTTCGTGGCAGGACCGCTGGCTGTCTCCCTCTATTTCAGCTTCACAAAATATGACATGTTAACTCCGCCGCAGTGGATTGGACTAGGGAATTATGAGCAGTTATTTCAGGAACCTTTATTCTGGAAGTCTCTATGGAACACCCTTTACTTTGCTATCCTTTTCGTGCCGATCCAGACCGTACTTGCACTTATCCTCGCCGTGATGCTGAATCAGAAGCTGAAGGGACTAAAATTGTTCCGGATGGCTCACTTTATTCCGGTGATCTCTTCCTGGACGGTTATTCTTTATGTGGCTGATTCTATATTTAATCCCCGTTTTGGGATTGCGAACTCGCTTCTCATCAAATGGGGCCTTGATCCACAGCAGTGGCTGAACAGCGAAAAATGGGTTATTCCCCTGCTCGTTATCATTGCCGTATGGAAAGGAATCGGGTACATCATGATTCTATTTCTGGCAGGGCTCCAAAGTGTTCCTGGGGAGCTGTACCAAGCAGCAGAAATCGATGGAGCCGGTGCTTTTCATAAATTCCGTGCCATTACAGTACCGCTTATCTCGCCTACGACGTTTCTTGTCATCATCCTAAGTACGATCTCTACGTTTCAGGCATTCGAACAAGTCTATGTTATGACTGGGGCCGGAGATATCTCTTCCGCAGGCGGACCTCGAAATGCGAGTCTTGTGCTCATGTTGTATTTGTATAGAGAAGGGTTCTCCTTCATGCATATGGGTTATGCCTCGGCGATTGCTTGGGTGCTGTTTATGATCTTGTTCAGTCTTACACTGATACAGATGAAAATGCAGAACCGGTGGGTGCACTACAATTAA
- a CDS encoding carbohydrate ABC transporter permease, which translates to MPGKNLRKAAAYLAIMISSLVMLVPFAKAVLNSLKTYKEYTAVPPTWFPDIFQWSNYAEVLKLGDFGTQTMNSFIVSILSVIGTLLSCSLVGYAFARIRFPMKNVLFLFVLGTMMIPPVVIIIPHFMIFNSMNMLDTLTPLWVIEWLAQPFGIFLMRQAFLGIPGEYEESAKMEGCNPLRIYWRIYMPMSLPSLATLAIFTFMSKWNEILAPSIYLSSSEKFTLPIGILGLKGQWVGNEQLMVAAALMSLLPILLVFLFAEKYFVQNHSASGIK; encoded by the coding sequence ATGCCCGGTAAAAACCTGCGTAAAGCAGCTGCCTATCTGGCTATTATGATCAGCTCGCTCGTTATGCTTGTCCCATTTGCCAAGGCTGTACTCAATTCTCTAAAGACCTATAAAGAATATACCGCCGTACCGCCTACCTGGTTCCCTGACATCTTCCAGTGGTCAAACTATGCTGAGGTGCTGAAGCTCGGGGATTTTGGAACTCAAACGATGAACAGTTTTATTGTATCTATACTCTCGGTCATTGGGACGCTGTTATCCTGCTCATTAGTCGGTTATGCCTTTGCGAGAATTCGGTTTCCAATGAAAAATGTACTCTTTCTATTTGTTCTCGGTACGATGATGATTCCGCCTGTGGTGATCATTATCCCGCACTTTATGATCTTTAACTCCATGAACATGCTGGATACACTAACCCCCCTTTGGGTCATTGAGTGGCTTGCTCAGCCTTTTGGCATCTTCTTAATGCGGCAGGCGTTTCTTGGAATTCCGGGGGAGTATGAGGAATCGGCCAAAATGGAAGGCTGCAACCCGCTGCGGATTTACTGGCGGATCTACATGCCAATGAGCTTACCTTCGCTTGCTACCCTCGCGATTTTTACTTTTATGAGCAAGTGGAATGAGATTCTCGCTCCTTCCATTTACCTGAGTTCCAGTGAGAAGTTTACCCTTCCGATCGGGATTTTGGGGCTGAAAGGACAATGGGTGGGGAATGAGCAGCTGATGGTTGCCGCCGCACTGATGAGTTTGCTTCCGATCCTGCTCGTCTTCTTGTTCGCTGAGAAGTATTTCGTACAAAATCATTCGGCATCAGGGATTAAGTAA
- a CDS encoding sugar phosphate isomerase/epimerase family protein produces MRSGNELTKKIPLAAFSGSLIDYPLREAMEITAELGFDGIEIACRSPHLGLDTPLEEVKELGDYAAGLGLCIPALAGYTGHFSSLNDEECETALEEFRKLLRIAEVLSVPCIRVFPGGPNAFLAEDQHYERAAHYLRKCIIEAEESGVQLLIEIHNQTLVEDADSALRLLELTGGSGLGFIHDAGNMYISGVDYGEASVRKLGSHLSHIHIKDEKRIAIEGAEGSFTNRTRHGIEAFMQCRLGEGSVDHRPMLAAVLMSGYAGWMTLECAAPFPPKERLAYDLAEIERQLEAVRKVKRSSLLE; encoded by the coding sequence ATGAGAAGTGGGAATGAATTAACAAAAAAGATACCCCTGGCTGCTTTTAGTGGATCGTTGATAGATTATCCTTTGCGTGAAGCAATGGAGATTACAGCAGAGCTTGGATTTGATGGGATTGAAATTGCCTGCCGCTCTCCTCACCTAGGACTAGATACACCGCTTGAAGAGGTAAAAGAGTTAGGAGATTATGCAGCGGGGCTTGGACTTTGCATCCCGGCACTAGCAGGATACACGGGTCACTTTTCCAGTCTAAATGATGAAGAATGTGAAACTGCGCTGGAGGAATTTCGAAAATTGCTTCGGATTGCTGAGGTATTGTCTGTCCCATGCATTCGGGTTTTTCCAGGAGGACCTAATGCATTCTTGGCAGAGGATCAGCACTATGAGCGAGCAGCTCACTATTTACGGAAATGTATCATAGAAGCGGAAGAGTCCGGAGTTCAGCTGCTGATTGAAATTCACAATCAGACCTTAGTGGAAGATGCAGATAGTGCGCTCCGGCTGCTAGAGCTAACCGGTGGATCAGGGCTTGGCTTTATCCATGACGCAGGCAATATGTATATTTCGGGTGTGGACTATGGGGAAGCGTCCGTGCGTAAGCTTGGAAGCCATCTGAGCCATATCCATATAAAAGATGAGAAACGGATTGCAATAGAAGGTGCAGAAGGGTCTTTTACCAATCGGACTCGGCATGGCATAGAGGCATTTATGCAGTGCAGGCTTGGGGAAGGTTCTGTAGATCACCGGCCCATGCTGGCTGCTGTTCTTATGAGCGGGTATGCCGGCTGGATGACACTGGAGTGCGCGGCCCCTTTTCCACCGAAAGAGCGGCTGGCTTATGATTTGGCTGAGATTGAAAGACAGCTTGAAGCTGTGAGGAAGGTCAAGAGAAGCAGTCTGCTTGAATAG
- a CDS encoding Gfo/Idh/MocA family protein, whose product MTFGSKRSETEGKGDGAFAIAGCQHPHISIFIEEMQAVGHACAGIYDEGDQTLARKIAEQYQLPFADSVTELLANEDVKFIGSSAINNEKIQIADACEQYGKHLMLDKPAVVDRAGLDQLEQIIGRGKIQIGMLLTERYRPAVYTLYDLIRKDELGQVMSITMRKPHRLRPDTRPNWHFSKEQSGGIIVDLLIHDFDLLRWLTGQEVSEVSGRMGKQILPEYSEFYDTAAIQVELSQGTIAQLYADWHAPEKCWTWGDGRIFVTGTKGSAEIRLAGDPAVSTDEELLLMMTHEQALVEVPLRAPAASVTEDFLRRVRGESHDFTHLDLLEATKVTLLADEQAKRVKFLR is encoded by the coding sequence ATGACGTTTGGCAGCAAAAGATCAGAAACAGAAGGGAAGGGTGACGGAGCCTTTGCGATAGCCGGCTGTCAGCATCCCCATATTTCTATTTTTATAGAGGAAATGCAGGCAGTAGGGCATGCTTGTGCTGGGATCTATGATGAAGGCGACCAAACGCTGGCAAGGAAGATAGCAGAGCAGTACCAGCTTCCTTTTGCGGACAGTGTGACAGAACTACTGGCGAATGAAGACGTAAAGTTTATCGGTAGTTCTGCTATCAATAATGAGAAGATTCAGATTGCCGATGCTTGTGAGCAGTATGGAAAACATCTGATGCTGGATAAGCCTGCTGTGGTAGACCGGGCTGGTCTGGATCAGCTGGAGCAGATCATAGGCAGGGGGAAGATTCAGATCGGCATGCTGTTAACGGAGCGATACCGGCCGGCTGTATATACGCTGTATGATCTCATTCGTAAAGATGAGCTTGGACAAGTGATGAGTATTACGATGCGAAAACCACATCGATTACGGCCTGATACGAGGCCTAATTGGCATTTTAGTAAGGAGCAGTCCGGGGGGATTATTGTTGACCTGCTCATACATGATTTTGATCTTCTCAGATGGCTGACAGGACAGGAAGTAAGCGAAGTGAGCGGTAGAATGGGGAAACAGATCTTGCCGGAGTACTCGGAGTTTTATGATACAGCCGCGATACAAGTAGAACTCAGTCAAGGAACAATAGCCCAGCTGTACGCTGACTGGCATGCACCTGAGAAATGCTGGACATGGGGCGATGGTCGTATTTTTGTAACGGGAACAAAAGGAAGTGCGGAGATTCGGCTTGCCGGAGACCCTGCTGTTTCGACTGACGAAGAATTGCTGCTTATGATGACGCATGAACAAGCGCTTGTGGAAGTTCCACTTAGAGCACCGGCAGCATCAGTGACGGAGGATTTCTTGAGACGTGTCCGAGGAGAATCACATGATTTCACCCACCTAGATTTGCTTGAAGCGACGAAAGTAACTTTGCTTGCCGATGAGCAGGCCAAACGAGTGAAGTTCTTAAGATGA
- a CDS encoding Gfo/Idh/MocA family protein, translating to MVSKVEPLRYGIVGCGIIAEVHAAEMVKISEAELIAVCDSKPDHAARFSAQYGAAAYSDLDQMLARTDIEAVCICTPSGLHVEQVIRAAKAGKHVLCEKPMAIEMKGMDRMIEACREAGVKLATIFPRRMSPQAQYAKRLIEQGALGRLSLCSAYVKIYRSQEYYDSAGWRGTWEMDGGGAMMNQGIHTVDLLQWLAGNVVSLQGKARNVLRDIEVEDTAITMLEYESGALGVLEITTTAYKGKGMRIEIYGEKGSLIIEEEDIVQLEMEGQQVQLPVFPPFQVIPDGHREQIRDLCYAVREQREPVVTGEEGRHSLEIILGTYASSRQQEEIRLKEYFAVR from the coding sequence ATGGTATCTAAGGTGGAACCGCTAAGGTATGGAATTGTTGGCTGCGGAATTATTGCAGAAGTTCATGCAGCGGAGATGGTCAAAATATCAGAAGCTGAGCTGATCGCCGTATGTGACAGCAAGCCCGATCATGCAGCTAGGTTCTCAGCACAATACGGGGCGGCTGCTTACAGTGATCTAGATCAGATGCTTGCACGAACGGATATTGAAGCGGTATGTATCTGTACTCCCAGCGGACTGCATGTCGAGCAAGTGATTCGGGCCGCTAAGGCAGGGAAGCATGTTCTCTGTGAGAAGCCCATGGCTATTGAGATGAAGGGTATGGACCGAATGATTGAGGCCTGCCGTGAGGCGGGCGTGAAGCTGGCTACTATTTTTCCAAGAAGGATGTCTCCTCAAGCACAATATGCGAAGCGGCTTATTGAGCAAGGGGCTTTGGGGAGGCTCAGCTTATGTTCTGCTTACGTCAAAATTTATCGCAGTCAGGAATATTATGATAGTGCTGGGTGGCGGGGAACCTGGGAGATGGATGGCGGGGGAGCGATGATGAATCAGGGGATTCATACAGTCGATTTGCTGCAGTGGCTTGCTGGAAATGTTGTCTCATTACAGGGGAAAGCTCGAAATGTACTGAGGGACATCGAGGTAGAGGATACCGCTATTACAATGCTTGAGTATGAGAGTGGCGCATTGGGTGTGCTTGAAATTACTACAACTGCCTACAAAGGCAAAGGAATGCGTATTGAAATCTACGGTGAGAAAGGTTCGCTGATCATTGAAGAAGAAGATATCGTACAGCTGGAAATGGAAGGGCAGCAGGTTCAGCTTCCTGTTTTCCCTCCATTTCAAGTGATTCCTGATGGACATAGGGAGCAGATCCGGGATCTCTGTTATGCGGTGCGTGAACAGAGAGAGCCGGTAGTAACTGGAGAAGAGGGAAGACATTCACTGGAGATCATTCTTGGAACGTATGCTTCTTCTCGTCAGCAGGAAGAAATTCGGCTGAAAGAGTATTTTGCTGTGAGATAG
- the smpB gene encoding SsrA-binding protein SmpB gives MAKNTDSKVLAQNKKASHDYFIEDTYEAGMVLTGTEIKSLRNGRANIGDAFATIRNGEIHIHNMHISPFEQGNRHNPEDPTRTRKLLMHKAQIHKLLGLSKQDGYSIVPLKIYIKNGYAKLLLGLGKGKKQYDKRDTAAKRDAQRDIQRALREKQKIAR, from the coding sequence ATGGCGAAGAATACGGACAGTAAAGTGCTTGCGCAGAATAAAAAAGCTTCCCATGACTACTTTATCGAGGATACGTATGAAGCAGGGATGGTGCTGACCGGTACGGAGATTAAATCTCTGCGAAATGGTCGTGCGAATATTGGAGATGCCTTTGCGACGATTCGTAATGGAGAGATTCATATTCACAACATGCATATTAGTCCATTTGAGCAAGGGAATCGTCACAATCCGGAAGACCCGACAAGAACACGTAAGCTGCTTATGCATAAAGCGCAGATCCATAAACTTCTTGGATTATCCAAGCAGGATGGATACTCGATTGTACCACTCAAGATCTATATCAAGAATGGGTACGCGAAGCTGCTTCTTGGACTCGGTAAAGGTAAGAAGCAATATGATAAACGGGACACTGCTGCGAAGCGAGATGCACAACGTGACATTCAGCGTGCACTGCGCGAGAAACAGAAGATTGCTCGTTAA
- a CDS encoding mechanosensitive ion channel family protein, producing the protein MEFIRNQLDGYGMSEAAVGYLSNLTMAVFIALVCILANFLTKKIVLKTIIHIINNNRYTWDNIILEKKVFHKLSHLVPAIIIYSSAPIFPSYEILIKKLAIIYMIIVTTMVFSALLNAVEAIYRTFEVSKIRPIKGYIQVAKILLYIIATILVISSLIGQNPLIILSGFGALSAVLMLVFKDSILGLVAGVQLSSNDMVRVGDWIEMPKYDANGDVIDITLNTVMVMNFDKTITMIPSYALISDSFKNWRGMQASGGRRIKRSINIDTSSISFCTEEMIEELQKIHYLTDYVTTRLNEINIYNMEHEINTESKVNGRQLTNIGIFREYIHQYLRNHPKIHKDMTLIVRQLAPGDNGLPLEIYAFSNDTNWAVYESVQADIFDHIFAVAPTFGLRAFQNPTGHDIVHLKESKEYSREYSSYN; encoded by the coding sequence ATGGAATTTATCAGAAATCAGTTAGACGGATATGGAATGAGCGAAGCTGCGGTTGGTTATCTTTCCAACTTGACCATGGCTGTATTTATAGCGTTGGTCTGCATTCTAGCTAATTTTTTAACCAAAAAAATCGTGCTGAAGACGATTATTCATATCATTAATAACAATCGGTATACATGGGACAATATTATTTTGGAGAAAAAAGTGTTTCATAAGCTGTCGCATCTCGTGCCAGCCATCATTATCTATTCTTCTGCACCCATCTTTCCGTCATATGAAATTTTGATTAAAAAGCTGGCAATCATTTATATGATTATCGTAACCACTATGGTGTTTAGTGCGCTACTTAATGCTGTTGAAGCGATATATCGTACATTTGAGGTTTCTAAGATCAGACCGATCAAAGGATACATTCAGGTGGCAAAGATCTTACTATACATCATCGCTACCATTTTAGTGATATCTAGCCTCATTGGTCAGAATCCTTTGATCATTCTCAGCGGGTTTGGTGCCTTATCGGCTGTTCTGATGTTAGTTTTTAAGGACTCCATCTTAGGTCTCGTGGCAGGCGTGCAATTATCCTCGAATGATATGGTACGTGTAGGCGACTGGATTGAAATGCCTAAGTATGATGCGAACGGTGACGTAATTGATATTACACTCAATACGGTAATGGTCATGAACTTTGATAAGACAATCACGATGATTCCGAGCTACGCCCTTATTTCAGACTCATTCAAAAATTGGAGAGGCATGCAAGCATCCGGTGGCAGAAGGATTAAGCGAAGTATTAATATTGATACAAGCAGTATTTCTTTTTGTACAGAGGAAATGATTGAGGAACTTCAGAAGATACACTATCTCACTGATTATGTCACGACGAGATTAAATGAAATTAATATTTATAATATGGAACACGAGATTAATACGGAGAGCAAGGTGAACGGTAGGCAGCTTACGAATATAGGTATATTCCGAGAATACATTCATCAATATCTGAGGAATCACCCTAAAATTCACAAGGATATGACACTAATTGTTAGACAGTTAGCTCCTGGCGATAACGGGCTGCCGCTGGAAATTTACGCGTTTAGCAACGATACCAACTGGGCGGTGTATGAATCAGTTCAGGCTGATATCTTCGATCATATCTTTGCAGTTGCGCCGACCTTTGGGCTTCGTGCCTTCCAAAATCCTACGGGCCATGATATCGTTCATTTAAAAGAAAGTAAAGAATATTCGCGAGAATACTCAAGCTATAATTAG
- a CDS encoding TetR/AcrR family transcriptional regulator — MVGIKGNRRVVYTKKAIKDSILTLLEEKEIHQITVTDICKRADVNRGTFYAHYKDPHDLLQTMEDELFHKIVKYIDETPVNEYSDSLLLNVLELISENRALCKILFCRQRDNKLLDKLIVIASKADLEQISEEFSKSYSHYYMRYIVCGCIAIVQTWLENDLPESPSEIVKIINSVSTINYNDLTQAEITLK; from the coding sequence ATGGTAGGCATTAAAGGGAATCGAAGAGTTGTGTACACGAAGAAGGCTATTAAAGACAGTATCCTTACCCTGCTTGAAGAGAAAGAAATTCACCAGATTACGGTTACTGATATATGTAAAAGAGCAGATGTGAATAGAGGAACGTTTTATGCACATTACAAAGATCCACATGATTTGCTCCAGACGATGGAAGATGAGCTATTCCATAAAATCGTGAAATATATTGATGAAACGCCTGTGAACGAGTATTCAGATTCACTACTATTGAATGTACTTGAATTAATCTCAGAAAACAGGGCTTTGTGTAAGATTTTATTCTGCAGACAGAGGGACAATAAGCTGCTAGATAAACTTATTGTTATAGCGAGTAAAGCTGATCTTGAACAGATTTCTGAGGAATTTAGTAAGTCTTATTCCCATTATTATATGAGATACATTGTTTGCGGCTGTATTGCCATTGTTCAAACATGGTTAGAAAATGATTTACCTGAATCCCCTAGTGAAATTGTTAAAATTATTAATTCGGTAAGCACTATAAATTATAACGATTTAACCCAAGCCGAGATCACACTTAAGTGA
- a CDS encoding ABC transporter ATP-binding protein has protein sequence MSYIKIQDVYKKYKVGDTVVVANNGISFSIEKGEFVVILGPSGAGKSTVLNILGGMDSCDSGEIIVDGLTISTFNNKQLTKYRRDDVGFVFQFYNLVQNLTAKENVELATQITKNALDVDQTLELVGLDHRKDNFPSQLSGGEQQRVSIARAVAKNPKLLLCDEPTGALDYNTGKQVLQTLQDTCRKMGTTVIVITHNSAIAQMADRVIKINDAKVRSVEVNKNPIPIENIEW, from the coding sequence ATGTCATATATCAAAATTCAGGATGTATATAAAAAATATAAAGTAGGAGATACCGTAGTTGTCGCTAATAATGGGATCTCTTTTTCTATCGAAAAGGGAGAATTCGTTGTTATATTAGGTCCAAGCGGAGCGGGAAAGTCAACGGTACTTAATATCCTTGGAGGAATGGACAGCTGTGATTCAGGAGAAATCATCGTGGACGGGCTTACTATATCTACATTTAATAATAAGCAGCTTACGAAATATAGAAGAGATGATGTAGGTTTTGTATTTCAGTTTTATAATTTGGTACAAAACTTAACAGCCAAGGAAAACGTAGAACTTGCTACACAAATCACCAAGAATGCGTTAGATGTAGATCAAACGCTTGAACTAGTAGGTCTTGATCATAGAAAAGATAATTTCCCATCACAGTTATCTGGGGGTGAGCAGCAAAGAGTATCGATTGCAAGAGCTGTAGCCAAAAATCCTAAATTATTGCTTTGTGATGAGCCAACGGGTGCTCTCGATTACAATACTGGAAAGCAGGTCTTACAAACCCTTCAAGATACATGCAGGAAAATGGGAACAACCGTTATCGTGATCACGCATAACTCGGCAATTGCACAGATGGCAGATCGAGTGATTAAAATCAATGATGCGAAGGTTCGAAGTGTAGAAGTGAATAAGAATCCGATTCCCATTGAAAATATTGAGTGGTAG
- a CDS encoding ABC transporter permease, whose translation MMKLKSYTKLTIREILSSKARFISILIIILLGVAFYSGIKSSGPDMNKAINHLFNEYHLMDSKVVSNFGLDDDDIDVLRNDDRILDFYAAHNIDVNLTNASNVVRFMEYDKESNINDFIIVEGRLPENSGEIALDEEALKLNKDIQIGQEYTIKTDDETMKNFKESTFTVVGIVRSPMYIEKGSRGITSVGKGSIDYFAVLNRSDLTMDVYTELYVRFKNVQGLDGYSDEYQDVMDENTEYLEKLFAARKEERIEELKAALQKQFSQSTGNINQSNQMNQPSTNELAQSTMDVDQLTYYVSDRTDNPGYLGYKDSIHSLDSIASVLPVFFFLLAVMICLTTMTRMVEENRTEIGTLKALGYGNFEIAKKYMIYASLASILGAVLGILIGASILPGIISNAHESLYSLPKVSIVYYPSYIAQSLFISILCTVGASLFVLRVELRNKPANLMKVKAPKVGKKILLERVTPIWRRFNFNYKVTFRNIFRYKQRMLMTIFGISGCMALLVTGFGLKDSNIGMVDRQFGQLWNYEAMVILGDDSTDEEMKEYDSTLNMLTGYEDKLDLHQEAVVFSKEDVNNQEATLYVPQSTEHIDDYIILGNRESGDKYKLSDDGVVITEKLAKLLDVSVGDTVSMTDDDNHTYDTRVDAIAENYVKHYIYMSPAYYEKVFEKKPVYQTQLLNFNRDLADEDEISSKLMDHENVINVTLTSNIQEASEDSVANMNLVMIVIIISAGCLAFVVLYNLNNINVSERIRELSTIKVLGFYDNEVTMYIVRENVILTLLGVFTGSFLGNGLHMFIIYTAETDTMMMYPDVSILSHILSAAITIFFSTIVMMIMHAKLKKVNMIDALKSNE comes from the coding sequence ATGATGAAACTTAAGTCATATACGAAATTAACGATTAGAGAAATTTTATCTTCTAAGGCCAGATTCATTTCGATATTGATCATTATTCTTTTAGGAGTTGCTTTTTATTCAGGTATAAAGTCGTCAGGACCCGATATGAACAAGGCGATTAATCATCTTTTTAATGAATATCATTTGATGGATAGTAAAGTTGTTTCGAATTTTGGATTAGATGATGATGATATTGATGTGCTTAGAAATGATGATCGCATTTTGGATTTTTACGCTGCGCATAACATAGATGTAAATCTTACAAACGCCAGTAATGTAGTTAGATTCATGGAATACGATAAGGAAAGTAATATCAATGATTTTATTATTGTAGAAGGTCGACTACCTGAGAACAGTGGGGAAATTGCATTAGATGAAGAAGCTTTAAAACTCAATAAGGACATACAGATCGGACAAGAATATACAATCAAGACTGACGATGAAACAATGAAGAATTTTAAGGAGTCAACGTTCACGGTCGTAGGTATTGTAAGAAGCCCAATGTATATTGAAAAAGGATCTAGAGGCATTACATCTGTGGGAAAAGGAAGTATTGATTACTTTGCCGTACTGAACCGTTCTGATCTAACCATGGATGTATACACTGAGCTATATGTAAGATTTAAAAATGTACAAGGCCTTGATGGATATAGTGATGAGTATCAAGATGTAATGGATGAAAATACTGAATATCTTGAAAAACTATTCGCTGCCAGAAAGGAAGAAAGAATAGAAGAATTAAAGGCAGCATTGCAAAAACAATTTTCTCAAAGTACGGGGAATATAAATCAATCGAATCAAATGAATCAACCATCTACAAATGAACTGGCACAGAGTACGATGGATGTAGATCAGTTAACGTATTATGTATCCGATCGAACGGATAACCCGGGGTATTTAGGATATAAAGATTCCATTCATAGTTTAGATAGTATTGCTTCCGTGTTACCGGTGTTTTTCTTTCTATTAGCAGTAATGATCTGTTTAACAACGATGACGAGAATGGTCGAAGAAAATAGAACCGAGATTGGTACGTTAAAAGCTTTAGGATATGGCAATTTTGAAATAGCGAAGAAATATATGATTTATGCGTCTTTAGCAAGTATTTTAGGAGCTGTGTTAGGAATACTCATTGGAGCGAGTATACTCCCAGGCATTATCAGTAATGCACATGAAAGTTTATATAGCCTACCTAAAGTCAGCATTGTTTATTATCCGTCCTATATCGCTCAATCGCTGTTCATCTCTATATTATGTACGGTAGGAGCTAGTTTATTTGTCTTAAGAGTTGAATTAAGAAATAAGCCAGCTAATCTAATGAAGGTAAAAGCTCCGAAGGTGGGTAAAAAGATACTCTTAGAGAGAGTCACGCCGATATGGAGAAGATTCAATTTTAATTATAAGGTGACATTTCGAAATATTTTTAGATATAAACAACGTATGTTGATGACGATCTTCGGTATATCAGGTTGTATGGCGCTACTTGTTACCGGATTTGGACTTAAAGATTCAAATATAGGTATGGTTGACAGGCAGTTTGGACAGTTGTGGAATTATGAGGCGATGGTCATTCTAGGTGACGATTCTACAGATGAAGAAATGAAAGAATATGATAGTACACTGAATATGTTAACTGGATATGAAGATAAGTTAGATCTGCACCAAGAAGCTGTTGTATTTAGTAAGGAAGATGTGAATAATCAAGAAGCTACCTTGTATGTGCCGCAATCTACAGAACACATAGATGACTATATCATTTTGGGTAATCGTGAATCTGGAGATAAGTATAAATTATCAGATGATGGTGTCGTGATAACCGAAAAATTAGCCAAACTCCTAGACGTTTCTGTTGGAGATACGGTATCGATGACAGATGATGATAATCATACGTATGACACTCGGGTAGATGCGATCGCTGAAAACTACGTTAAACATTATATCTATATGTCACCTGCGTATTATGAAAAGGTATTTGAAAAGAAGCCTGTATATCAAACGCAGCTACTCAATTTCAATCGAGATCTAGCTGATGAAGATGAGATCTCCTCTAAGCTGATGGATCATGAAAATGTGATAAATGTGACGTTAACATCCAACATTCAAGAAGCTAGCGAAGACTCTGTTGCAAATATGAACCTAGTGATGATCGTCATCATTATTTCTGCTGGATGCTTGGCCTTTGTGGTTCTATATAATCTGAACAACATCAATGTATCAGAGCGTATAAGGGAATTATCTACCATAAAAGTGCTAGGGTTCTATGACAATGAGGTAACGATGTATATCGTAAGAGAAAATGTCATACTTACCTTATTAGGAGTGTTTACGGGGTCGTTTTTGGGAAATGGATTACACATGTTTATCATTTATACAGCAGAAACAGATACGATGATGATGTATCCGGATGTATCTATTCTTAGTCATATCTTATCTGCAGCAATAACAATATTCTTTTCAACTATCGTTATGATGATCATGCATGCGAAGCTCAAAAAAGTGAACATGATTGATGCATTAAAATCTAACGAATAG